In Vespa velutina chromosome 1, iVesVel2.1, whole genome shotgun sequence, the following proteins share a genomic window:
- the LOC124953036 gene encoding larval cuticle protein A3A-like: MAFKFVAFATLVAAANAGLIPASPVAYATAPVAAVAPVAAVAPVAKAVVAKAVDADYDPHPQYSYAYDVHDSLTGDAKNQQETRDGDVVQGSYSLLEADGSRRTVDYTADPVNGFNAVVRKEPATVAVKAVAAAPVAHVATPIAHAAPLTYAAHVTAPVAHTAPLAYAAPVSKLAAAPVAHVAPLAYAAPVAKFAAPLTYAAPVAKLATPVTYAQAAPAYYH; this comes from the exons ATGGCCTTCAAG TTCGTAGCCTTCGCCACCCTCGTGGCCGCCGCTAATGCTGGTTTGATCCCAGCCTCCCCTGTGGCTTATGCGACGGCTCCAGTAGCTGCAGTGGCTCCAGTAGCTGCAGTGGCTCCAGTAGCTAAAGCTGTAGTAGCTAAAGCCGTTGATGCCGACTACGATCCGCATCCCCAATATAGCTACGCTTACGACGTGCACGACAGTTTAACTGGTGATGCTAAGAACCAACAAGAGACTCGTGACGGCGATGTCGTTCAGGGTAGCTACTCTCTTCTCGAAGCTGATGGCTCCAGACGCACCGTTGACTATACTGCTGATCCTGTAAATGGATTCAATGCCGTTGTACGCAAAGAACCTGCTACCGTCGCCGTTAAAGCTGTAGCTGCTGCTCCAGTAGCTCACGTTGCAACCCCAATCGCCCACGCCGCTCCTCTGACTTACGCCGCACACGTCACAGCTCCCGTTGCTCATACTGCTCCCCTTGCTTACGCCGCACCAGTATCCAAACTCGCTGCAGCCCCCGTCGCCCACGTTGCTCCTCTCGCTTATGCCGCACCTGTCGCCAAATTCGCCGCTCCTCTCACTTACGCCGCACCCGTAGCCAAACTTGCAACCCCCGTCACGTACGCACAAGCAGCCCCGGCCTATTATCATTGA
- the LOC124953029 gene encoding larval cuticle protein A3A-like encodes MAFKFVALAALVAAANAGLIPASPVAYATAPVAAVAPVAAVAPVAKAVVAKAVDADYDPHPQYSYAYDVHDSLTGDAKNQQETRDGDVVQGSYSLLEADGSRRTVDYTADPVNGFNAVVRKEPATVAVKAVAAAPVAHVATPVAHAAPLAYAAPVAKIAAAPVAHAAPFAYAAAPAYAAAPAYAKLAAAPALSYAATPTYTKFAAAPAVTYAAHATPIAYAAHPASLAKFAVTPAVSYAAPTLYH; translated from the exons ATGGCCTTCAAG ttcGTAGCCCTCGCCGCCCTCGTGGCAGCCGCTAATGCTGGTTTGATCCCAGCCTCCCCTGTGGCTTATGCGACGGCTCCAGTAGCTGCAGTGGCTCCAGTAGCTGCAGTGGCTCCAGTAGCTAAAGCTGTAGTAGCTAAAGCCGTTGATGCCGACTACGATCCGCATCCTCAATATAGCTATGCTTACGACGTGCACGACAGTCTAACTGGTGATGCTAAGAACCAACAGGAGACTCGTGACGGCGATGTCGTTCAGGGTAGCTACTCTCTTCTCGAAGCTGATGGCTCCAGACGCACCGTTGACTATACCGCTGATCCTGTAAATGGATTCAATGCCGTTGTACGCAAAGAACCCGCTACCGTCGCCGTTAAAGCCGTAGCTGCTGCTCCAGTAGCTCACGTTGCAACCCCAGTCGCCCACGCAGCTCCTCTGGCCTATGCCGCACCAGTAGCTAAGATTGCTGCCGCCCCTGTTGCTCACGCTGCTCCTTTCGCCTATGCTGCAGCACCAGCATACGCTGCAGCTCCAGCATACGCCAAGTTAGCAGCTGCCCCAGCTCTTAGCTATGCCGCAACTCCAACTTACACTAAGTTCGCCGCTGCTCCAGCTGTCACTTACGCCGCCCATGCCACGCCCATCGCCTATGCCGCTCATCCTGCCTCCCTTGCCAAGTTTGCAGTTACCCCAGCCGTCTCTTACGCTGCACCAACTCTTTACCATTAA
- the LOC124952967 gene encoding structural maintenance of chromosomes protein 6 isoform X2 has product MAKEQRIRKKRRSMEFENDNRKKSKNSSDNTSTRKYIVGKITKIAMQNFMCHDAMQVTLNQNVNFIVGRNGSGKSAILTALTIGLGARANVTNRGVSVKDFIKKGKRSGYKIKNWQGEVISTKRDELESILYAMNIQIDNPISILNQDVSKTFLVSSKSEEKYELFMKATRLDVIGNNYREAIISSEEANKKLEQANEVLHKTKEELDDLKERIKLLNEVDGLRNKLEDLHMELQWAIAISEEAKLQHYKENLQKCKQKLQELKETAGSMETKDAEITEKITQLQSEVQQAEQKVSDSSNKFKDAKNKCIVEKETYSAKIKELRIAQIKTKHLADDINLLRKEIQRLECGDDKQDERNKIKQCLGELQHKLDEVEAMLRTKKTDLMHLETNRVRRSQEIQSKKIEIDSNEVRIRKLKRELQVLKQQSDNALIVFGPNIPRLLKRIEEEYKKGRFKQRPRGPLGAYVMMKDPEWIPAVENFLGATCFSTFCADNSEDAKVLTKIMEEVFLNERIPQIVYSKFFSKIHDVSQHCTRSSDYFNMLEAMEISDPVVANCLIDQWEIECVLLIRTGQEACEIMSDSKKVPRNCKRAITQQGDMFYPDPNYRTYGARRGIRAKYLQISTTEAIHRLEEELAIVEEERNAGMKLYTNLCEQTERTQRELADVNAKIAKLHSARDKYKTAINDFTDKIKASEAISVTVFHTELTELEKKLQNEKSEEQRLSIEIEQLEKNINNLENEVKHYRELRYDLDLKVNPLNEEIRRLKDEKEMLHLKDQQATRTLKKTEEAVQSAVAEFESQQEITNEAIENASKCCPRMNTERTMNEIKNLHKSLKWKIHEVEQSFGSKKELSKKLKSMKEKYSNVIEFSSVIEENNRNQLRRLKSRKKMYENMKQAIGVKVKNSFSTILALRKYKGSINIDHVHKLLTLQVSPQNDNQNSITDTRSLSGGERSYSTVAFMLALWDCTNLPFYFLDEFDVFMDKVNRRVIMDILLDYTKSHPQCQFTFLTPLDTSNILAEDFVTIHQLAPPERA; this is encoded by the exons ATGGCAAAAGAGCAAAggattagaaaaaagagaagaagcatggaatttgaaaatgataatagaaaaaaatcgaagaattcTTCTGACAACACTTCTACGCGGAAA tatatTGTTGGTAAAATAACCAAAATCGCTATGCAGAACTTCATGTGTCATGATGCTATGCAAGTAACATTAAatcaaaatgtaaattttattgtgGGAAGAAATGGAAGTGGTAAAAGTGCTATATTAACTGCTTTAACAATAGGACTTGGAGCTAGAGCCAATGTTACTAATAGAGGTGTATCCGTTAAAG ATTTTATCAAGAAAG GCAAACGTTctggatataaaattaaaaattggcAAG GTGAAGTTATTTCAACAAAGCGAGATGAATTAGAGAGTATATTATACGCAATGAATATACAAATAGATAAtccaatttcaatattaaatcaaGATGTGTCCAAAACATTTTTAGTATCATCTAAGAgtgaagaaaaatacgaacTATTTATGAAAGCTACACGTTTAGATGTCATTGGGAATAATTATAGAGAAGCTATAATTTCTAGTGaagaagcaaataaaaaattggaaCAAGCTAATGAg GTATtacataaaacaaaagaagaacttGATGAtcttaaagaaagaataaaactaTTAAATGAAGTTGATggattaagaaataaattagaagatTTACATATGGAATTGCAGTGGGCTATT GCGATATCAGAAGAGGCAAAACTTcaacattataaagaaaatctgCAGAAGTGTAAACAGAAACTACAAGAACTTAAAGAAACTGCTGGATCTATGGAAACCAAAGATGCAGAAATTACTGAAAAAATAAC gCAATTACAGAGTGAAGTACAACAAGCAGAACAAAAGGTTTCAGATAGTTCCAATAAATTCAAAGatgcaaaaaataaatgtattgttGAAAAAGAGACATATTCtgctaaaataaaagaattgcGTATTGcgcaaataaaaacaaaacatttGGCGGACGATATTAACTTACTTCGTAAAGAAATTCAGCGGTTAGAATG cgGAGATGATAAACAGGATGAACGAAACAAGATAAAACAATGTCTTGGAGAATTGCAACATAAACTTGATGAAGTTGAAGCTATGTTACGTACGAAAAAAACAGATTTGATGCATTTAGAAACAAACAGAGTGAGACGTTCTCAAGAAATACAAtcaaaaaagatcgaaatagATAGTAATGAAGTTCGGATtc GTAAACTCAAGCGAGAATTACAAGTTTTAAAGCAGCAATCTGATAATGCATTAATCGTGTTTGGACCAAATATACCGCGGCTACTTAAACGTatcgaagaagaatataaaaaaggacgATTTAAACAGAGACCTCGTGGTCCTCTAG GTGCATATGTAATGATGAAGGATCCAGAATGGATTCCAGCTGTGGAAAATTTTTTGGGTGCTACTTGTTTTAGTACATTTTGTGCAGATAATAGTGAGGATGCTAAAGTACTTACCAAAATCATGGAAGAAGTTTTTCTTAATGAAAGAATACCTCAAATCGTGTATAGCAAATTTTTCAGTAAA attCATGACGTTAGTCAACATTGTACTCGTTCGTCTGACTATTTCAACATGTTAGAGGCAATGGAAATATCGGATCCTGTTGTAGCAAATTGTTTAATAGATCAATGGGAGATCGAATGTGTATTACTCATTCGAACAGGTCAAGAAGCGTGCGAAATTATGTCTGATTCAAAGAAAGTTCCACGTAATTGTAAAAGAGCCATAACTCAACAAGGTGATATGTTTTATCCAGATCCAAATTATCGAACTTATGGAGCAAGACGGGGAATAAGGGCTAAATATCTTCAAATATCCACCACGGAAGCCATTca CCGATTAGAAGAAGAACTCGCTATtgtcgaagaagaaagaaatgctggtatgaaattatatacaaatttatgtGAACAGACAGAACGAACACAACGAGAATTAGCAGATGTTAATGCTAAAATAGCGAAATTACATTCTGCACGAGACAAATATAAAACAGcaattaatgattttacagACAAGATAAAAGCGAGTGAAGCTATATCAGTAACCGTATTT cATACTGAATTAACagaattagagaaaaaattacaaaatgaaaaatcagaAGAACAACGTTTAAGTATAGAGATAGAACAATtggaaaagaatattaataatttagagAATGAAGTTAAACATTACAGAGAATTGAGATATGACTTAGACTTGAAAGTCAATCCTTTAaac GAAGAAATTCGTCGTcttaaagatgaaaaagaaatgcttCATTTAAAAGATCAGCAAGCAACCCGTACTTTAAAAAAAACCGAAGAAGCTGTGCAAAGTGCTGTTGCAGAATTTGAAAGTCAACaagaaataacaaatgaaGCGATAGAAAATGCGAGTAAATGTTGTCCAAGGATGAATACAGAAAG AacgatgaatgaaataaagaactTGCATAAAAGTTTAAAATGGAAGATTCATGAAGTAGAACAATCATTTGGttctaaaaaagaattgtctaaaaagttaaaaagcaTGAAGGAAAAATACAGTAATGTAATTGAATTCTCTTCTGTTATTGAAGAGAATAATAGA AATCAATTGCGACGTCTTAAAAGccggaaaaaaatgtatgaaaatatgaaacaagCTATTGgcgttaaagtaaaaaattctttttctactatATTAGCACTTAGAAAATATAAG GGTAGTATAAACATCGACCATGTACATAAATTACTTACATTACAAGTAAGTCCTCAAAATGATAATCAAAATTCAATTACCGATACTAGATCGTTATCCGGTGGAGAAAGATCTTATTCTACAGTTGCTTTCATGTTAGCTCTTTGGGACTGTACTAACTtgccattttattttctggATGAATTTGATGTATTTATG GATAAGGTAAATCGACGAGTGATAAtggatattttattagattacaCTAAATCACATCCTCAATGTCAATTCACTTTCCTTACACCTTTGGACACGTCAAATATCTTGGCAGAAGATTTTGTGACGATACATCA ATTAGCTCCACCAGAAAGAGCGTAA
- the LOC124952967 gene encoding structural maintenance of chromosomes protein 6 isoform X3 has product MAKEQRIRKKRRSMEFENDNRKKSKNSSDNTSTRKYIVGKITKIAMQNFMCHDAMQVTLNQNVNFIVGRNGSGKSAILTALTIGLGARANVTNRGVSVKDFIKKGKSVAVIEITLINKGCMAYKHDIYGDLITIIRSIGKRSGYKIKNWQGEVISTKRDELESILYAMNIQIDNPISILNQDVSKTFLVSSKSEEKYELFMKATRLDVIGNNYREAIISSEEANKKLEQANEVLHKTKEELDDLKERIKLLNEVDGLRNKLEDLHMELQWAIAISEEAKLQHYKENLQKCKQKLQELKETAGSMETKDAEITEKITQLQSEVQQAEQKVSDSSNKFKDAKNKCIVEKETYSAKIKELRIAQIKTKHLADDINLLRKEIQRLECGDDKQDERNKIKQCLGELQHKLDEVEAMLRTKKTDLMHLETNRVRRSQEIQSKKIEIDSNEVRIRKLKRELQVLKQQSDNALIVFGPNIPRLLKRIEEEYKKGRFKQRPRGPLGAYVMMKDPEWIPAVENFLGATCFSTFCADNSEDAKVLTKIMEEVFLNERIPQIVYSKFFSKIHDVSQHCTRSSDYFNMLEAMEISDPVVANCLIDQWEIECVLLIRTGQEACEIMSDSKKVPRNCKRAITQQGDMFYPDPNYRTYGARRGIRAKYLQISTTEAIHRLEEELAIVEEERNAGMKLYTNLCEQTERTQRELADVNAKIAKLHSARDKYKTAINDFTDKIKASEAISVTVFHTELTELEKKLQNEKSEEQRLSIEIEQLEKNINNLENEVKHYRELRYDLDLKVNPLNEEIRRLKDEKEMLHLKDQQATRTLKKTEEAVQSAVAEFESQQEITNEAIENASKCCPRMNTERTMNEIKNLHKSLKWKIHEVEQSFGSKKELSKKLKSMKEKYSNVIEFSSVIEENNRGSINIDHVHKLLTLQVSPQNDNQNSITDTRSLSGGERSYSTVAFMLALWDCTNLPFYFLDEFDVFMDKVNRRVIMDILLDYTKSHPQCQFTFLTPLDTSNILAEDFVTIHQLAPPERA; this is encoded by the exons ATGGCAAAAGAGCAAAggattagaaaaaagagaagaagcatggaatttgaaaatgataatagaaaaaaatcgaagaattcTTCTGACAACACTTCTACGCGGAAA tatatTGTTGGTAAAATAACCAAAATCGCTATGCAGAACTTCATGTGTCATGATGCTATGCAAGTAACATTAAatcaaaatgtaaattttattgtgGGAAGAAATGGAAGTGGTAAAAGTGCTATATTAACTGCTTTAACAATAGGACTTGGAGCTAGAGCCAATGTTACTAATAGAGGTGTATCCGTTAAAG ATTTTATCAAGAAAGGTAAAAGCGTGGCTGTTATAGAAATAACATTGATTAATAAAGGTTGTATGGCCTATAAACATGATATATATGGTGACTTGATAACAATTATTCGATCTATAGGCAAACGTTctggatataaaattaaaaattggcAAG GTGAAGTTATTTCAACAAAGCGAGATGAATTAGAGAGTATATTATACGCAATGAATATACAAATAGATAAtccaatttcaatattaaatcaaGATGTGTCCAAAACATTTTTAGTATCATCTAAGAgtgaagaaaaatacgaacTATTTATGAAAGCTACACGTTTAGATGTCATTGGGAATAATTATAGAGAAGCTATAATTTCTAGTGaagaagcaaataaaaaattggaaCAAGCTAATGAg GTATtacataaaacaaaagaagaacttGATGAtcttaaagaaagaataaaactaTTAAATGAAGTTGATggattaagaaataaattagaagatTTACATATGGAATTGCAGTGGGCTATT GCGATATCAGAAGAGGCAAAACTTcaacattataaagaaaatctgCAGAAGTGTAAACAGAAACTACAAGAACTTAAAGAAACTGCTGGATCTATGGAAACCAAAGATGCAGAAATTACTGAAAAAATAAC gCAATTACAGAGTGAAGTACAACAAGCAGAACAAAAGGTTTCAGATAGTTCCAATAAATTCAAAGatgcaaaaaataaatgtattgttGAAAAAGAGACATATTCtgctaaaataaaagaattgcGTATTGcgcaaataaaaacaaaacatttGGCGGACGATATTAACTTACTTCGTAAAGAAATTCAGCGGTTAGAATG cgGAGATGATAAACAGGATGAACGAAACAAGATAAAACAATGTCTTGGAGAATTGCAACATAAACTTGATGAAGTTGAAGCTATGTTACGTACGAAAAAAACAGATTTGATGCATTTAGAAACAAACAGAGTGAGACGTTCTCAAGAAATACAAtcaaaaaagatcgaaatagATAGTAATGAAGTTCGGATtc GTAAACTCAAGCGAGAATTACAAGTTTTAAAGCAGCAATCTGATAATGCATTAATCGTGTTTGGACCAAATATACCGCGGCTACTTAAACGTatcgaagaagaatataaaaaaggacgATTTAAACAGAGACCTCGTGGTCCTCTAG GTGCATATGTAATGATGAAGGATCCAGAATGGATTCCAGCTGTGGAAAATTTTTTGGGTGCTACTTGTTTTAGTACATTTTGTGCAGATAATAGTGAGGATGCTAAAGTACTTACCAAAATCATGGAAGAAGTTTTTCTTAATGAAAGAATACCTCAAATCGTGTATAGCAAATTTTTCAGTAAA attCATGACGTTAGTCAACATTGTACTCGTTCGTCTGACTATTTCAACATGTTAGAGGCAATGGAAATATCGGATCCTGTTGTAGCAAATTGTTTAATAGATCAATGGGAGATCGAATGTGTATTACTCATTCGAACAGGTCAAGAAGCGTGCGAAATTATGTCTGATTCAAAGAAAGTTCCACGTAATTGTAAAAGAGCCATAACTCAACAAGGTGATATGTTTTATCCAGATCCAAATTATCGAACTTATGGAGCAAGACGGGGAATAAGGGCTAAATATCTTCAAATATCCACCACGGAAGCCATTca CCGATTAGAAGAAGAACTCGCTATtgtcgaagaagaaagaaatgctggtatgaaattatatacaaatttatgtGAACAGACAGAACGAACACAACGAGAATTAGCAGATGTTAATGCTAAAATAGCGAAATTACATTCTGCACGAGACAAATATAAAACAGcaattaatgattttacagACAAGATAAAAGCGAGTGAAGCTATATCAGTAACCGTATTT cATACTGAATTAACagaattagagaaaaaattacaaaatgaaaaatcagaAGAACAACGTTTAAGTATAGAGATAGAACAATtggaaaagaatattaataatttagagAATGAAGTTAAACATTACAGAGAATTGAGATATGACTTAGACTTGAAAGTCAATCCTTTAaac GAAGAAATTCGTCGTcttaaagatgaaaaagaaatgcttCATTTAAAAGATCAGCAAGCAACCCGTACTTTAAAAAAAACCGAAGAAGCTGTGCAAAGTGCTGTTGCAGAATTTGAAAGTCAACaagaaataacaaatgaaGCGATAGAAAATGCGAGTAAATGTTGTCCAAGGATGAATACAGAAAG AacgatgaatgaaataaagaactTGCATAAAAGTTTAAAATGGAAGATTCATGAAGTAGAACAATCATTTGGttctaaaaaagaattgtctaaaaagttaaaaagcaTGAAGGAAAAATACAGTAATGTAATTGAATTCTCTTCTGTTATTGAAGAGAATAATAGA GGTAGTATAAACATCGACCATGTACATAAATTACTTACATTACAAGTAAGTCCTCAAAATGATAATCAAAATTCAATTACCGATACTAGATCGTTATCCGGTGGAGAAAGATCTTATTCTACAGTTGCTTTCATGTTAGCTCTTTGGGACTGTACTAACTtgccattttattttctggATGAATTTGATGTATTTATG GATAAGGTAAATCGACGAGTGATAAtggatattttattagattacaCTAAATCACATCCTCAATGTCAATTCACTTTCCTTACACCTTTGGACACGTCAAATATCTTGGCAGAAGATTTTGTGACGATACATCA ATTAGCTCCACCAGAAAGAGCGTAA
- the LOC124952967 gene encoding structural maintenance of chromosomes protein 6 isoform X1 translates to MAKEQRIRKKRRSMEFENDNRKKSKNSSDNTSTRKYIVGKITKIAMQNFMCHDAMQVTLNQNVNFIVGRNGSGKSAILTALTIGLGARANVTNRGVSVKDFIKKGKSVAVIEITLINKGCMAYKHDIYGDLITIIRSIGKRSGYKIKNWQGEVISTKRDELESILYAMNIQIDNPISILNQDVSKTFLVSSKSEEKYELFMKATRLDVIGNNYREAIISSEEANKKLEQANEVLHKTKEELDDLKERIKLLNEVDGLRNKLEDLHMELQWAIAISEEAKLQHYKENLQKCKQKLQELKETAGSMETKDAEITEKITQLQSEVQQAEQKVSDSSNKFKDAKNKCIVEKETYSAKIKELRIAQIKTKHLADDINLLRKEIQRLECGDDKQDERNKIKQCLGELQHKLDEVEAMLRTKKTDLMHLETNRVRRSQEIQSKKIEIDSNEVRIRKLKRELQVLKQQSDNALIVFGPNIPRLLKRIEEEYKKGRFKQRPRGPLGAYVMMKDPEWIPAVENFLGATCFSTFCADNSEDAKVLTKIMEEVFLNERIPQIVYSKFFSKIHDVSQHCTRSSDYFNMLEAMEISDPVVANCLIDQWEIECVLLIRTGQEACEIMSDSKKVPRNCKRAITQQGDMFYPDPNYRTYGARRGIRAKYLQISTTEAIHRLEEELAIVEEERNAGMKLYTNLCEQTERTQRELADVNAKIAKLHSARDKYKTAINDFTDKIKASEAISVTVFHTELTELEKKLQNEKSEEQRLSIEIEQLEKNINNLENEVKHYRELRYDLDLKVNPLNEEIRRLKDEKEMLHLKDQQATRTLKKTEEAVQSAVAEFESQQEITNEAIENASKCCPRMNTERTMNEIKNLHKSLKWKIHEVEQSFGSKKELSKKLKSMKEKYSNVIEFSSVIEENNRNQLRRLKSRKKMYENMKQAIGVKVKNSFSTILALRKYKGSINIDHVHKLLTLQVSPQNDNQNSITDTRSLSGGERSYSTVAFMLALWDCTNLPFYFLDEFDVFMDKVNRRVIMDILLDYTKSHPQCQFTFLTPLDTSNILAEDFVTIHQLAPPERA, encoded by the exons ATGGCAAAAGAGCAAAggattagaaaaaagagaagaagcatggaatttgaaaatgataatagaaaaaaatcgaagaattcTTCTGACAACACTTCTACGCGGAAA tatatTGTTGGTAAAATAACCAAAATCGCTATGCAGAACTTCATGTGTCATGATGCTATGCAAGTAACATTAAatcaaaatgtaaattttattgtgGGAAGAAATGGAAGTGGTAAAAGTGCTATATTAACTGCTTTAACAATAGGACTTGGAGCTAGAGCCAATGTTACTAATAGAGGTGTATCCGTTAAAG ATTTTATCAAGAAAGGTAAAAGCGTGGCTGTTATAGAAATAACATTGATTAATAAAGGTTGTATGGCCTATAAACATGATATATATGGTGACTTGATAACAATTATTCGATCTATAGGCAAACGTTctggatataaaattaaaaattggcAAG GTGAAGTTATTTCAACAAAGCGAGATGAATTAGAGAGTATATTATACGCAATGAATATACAAATAGATAAtccaatttcaatattaaatcaaGATGTGTCCAAAACATTTTTAGTATCATCTAAGAgtgaagaaaaatacgaacTATTTATGAAAGCTACACGTTTAGATGTCATTGGGAATAATTATAGAGAAGCTATAATTTCTAGTGaagaagcaaataaaaaattggaaCAAGCTAATGAg GTATtacataaaacaaaagaagaacttGATGAtcttaaagaaagaataaaactaTTAAATGAAGTTGATggattaagaaataaattagaagatTTACATATGGAATTGCAGTGGGCTATT GCGATATCAGAAGAGGCAAAACTTcaacattataaagaaaatctgCAGAAGTGTAAACAGAAACTACAAGAACTTAAAGAAACTGCTGGATCTATGGAAACCAAAGATGCAGAAATTACTGAAAAAATAAC gCAATTACAGAGTGAAGTACAACAAGCAGAACAAAAGGTTTCAGATAGTTCCAATAAATTCAAAGatgcaaaaaataaatgtattgttGAAAAAGAGACATATTCtgctaaaataaaagaattgcGTATTGcgcaaataaaaacaaaacatttGGCGGACGATATTAACTTACTTCGTAAAGAAATTCAGCGGTTAGAATG cgGAGATGATAAACAGGATGAACGAAACAAGATAAAACAATGTCTTGGAGAATTGCAACATAAACTTGATGAAGTTGAAGCTATGTTACGTACGAAAAAAACAGATTTGATGCATTTAGAAACAAACAGAGTGAGACGTTCTCAAGAAATACAAtcaaaaaagatcgaaatagATAGTAATGAAGTTCGGATtc GTAAACTCAAGCGAGAATTACAAGTTTTAAAGCAGCAATCTGATAATGCATTAATCGTGTTTGGACCAAATATACCGCGGCTACTTAAACGTatcgaagaagaatataaaaaaggacgATTTAAACAGAGACCTCGTGGTCCTCTAG GTGCATATGTAATGATGAAGGATCCAGAATGGATTCCAGCTGTGGAAAATTTTTTGGGTGCTACTTGTTTTAGTACATTTTGTGCAGATAATAGTGAGGATGCTAAAGTACTTACCAAAATCATGGAAGAAGTTTTTCTTAATGAAAGAATACCTCAAATCGTGTATAGCAAATTTTTCAGTAAA attCATGACGTTAGTCAACATTGTACTCGTTCGTCTGACTATTTCAACATGTTAGAGGCAATGGAAATATCGGATCCTGTTGTAGCAAATTGTTTAATAGATCAATGGGAGATCGAATGTGTATTACTCATTCGAACAGGTCAAGAAGCGTGCGAAATTATGTCTGATTCAAAGAAAGTTCCACGTAATTGTAAAAGAGCCATAACTCAACAAGGTGATATGTTTTATCCAGATCCAAATTATCGAACTTATGGAGCAAGACGGGGAATAAGGGCTAAATATCTTCAAATATCCACCACGGAAGCCATTca CCGATTAGAAGAAGAACTCGCTATtgtcgaagaagaaagaaatgctggtatgaaattatatacaaatttatgtGAACAGACAGAACGAACACAACGAGAATTAGCAGATGTTAATGCTAAAATAGCGAAATTACATTCTGCACGAGACAAATATAAAACAGcaattaatgattttacagACAAGATAAAAGCGAGTGAAGCTATATCAGTAACCGTATTT cATACTGAATTAACagaattagagaaaaaattacaaaatgaaaaatcagaAGAACAACGTTTAAGTATAGAGATAGAACAATtggaaaagaatattaataatttagagAATGAAGTTAAACATTACAGAGAATTGAGATATGACTTAGACTTGAAAGTCAATCCTTTAaac GAAGAAATTCGTCGTcttaaagatgaaaaagaaatgcttCATTTAAAAGATCAGCAAGCAACCCGTACTTTAAAAAAAACCGAAGAAGCTGTGCAAAGTGCTGTTGCAGAATTTGAAAGTCAACaagaaataacaaatgaaGCGATAGAAAATGCGAGTAAATGTTGTCCAAGGATGAATACAGAAAG AacgatgaatgaaataaagaactTGCATAAAAGTTTAAAATGGAAGATTCATGAAGTAGAACAATCATTTGGttctaaaaaagaattgtctaaaaagttaaaaagcaTGAAGGAAAAATACAGTAATGTAATTGAATTCTCTTCTGTTATTGAAGAGAATAATAGA AATCAATTGCGACGTCTTAAAAGccggaaaaaaatgtatgaaaatatgaaacaagCTATTGgcgttaaagtaaaaaattctttttctactatATTAGCACTTAGAAAATATAAG GGTAGTATAAACATCGACCATGTACATAAATTACTTACATTACAAGTAAGTCCTCAAAATGATAATCAAAATTCAATTACCGATACTAGATCGTTATCCGGTGGAGAAAGATCTTATTCTACAGTTGCTTTCATGTTAGCTCTTTGGGACTGTACTAACTtgccattttattttctggATGAATTTGATGTATTTATG GATAAGGTAAATCGACGAGTGATAAtggatattttattagattacaCTAAATCACATCCTCAATGTCAATTCACTTTCCTTACACCTTTGGACACGTCAAATATCTTGGCAGAAGATTTTGTGACGATACATCA ATTAGCTCCACCAGAAAGAGCGTAA